The genomic region tcattttttccagagctgtatggTGTATCTGTGACTgttaccaaagactttctaatgaggagacacagcacacagcacaaaaaatcctccaaagaaatgcatggggttagtttgtaacgccaatacggctgttgtctacacatatcccaccccttcctcggcaaaacgtcgacatgttaatacattgagccaatcatgtggtgtgatgtgaatacattgagccaatcatatggtgtgttgtgaagacatcgtgccaatcatttgttgtgaactcgccgctggagcaagattggtgtcgtgaaggcttgcgcacgcgcatttctgccgaataggacgcccgatgagtgcccaaaaagcgttgcaatatggccgccgagtggagggacttgcctaaaaggactttgctgtTACTAGCGTACATGACATACAAAATTATTTACAGATAACAGTGCCACCTTGTGGTGGGCAGCCTAACATGGTAGTTAAGCCAAAGACTATAAATGTTGATTCATTCACTGGTATCTAAACACTTCTGAACCCTTTTGAAAGCAAATAAATCCTCAGAATAATCTGTATCCTACGAAGCACACACTACCAGGACAGCCACTTTGCTAGCTTTAATAAAAGAAGAGACGAAAAGACATAAACCATGATTTACTGAATGAGGTTTATTTACTTTTATGGTACATACAAGCATCATCTGATATATCTGATATATAGGTAAATAAAATACATGACATGGCAATTGACACATCTGATCAGACTGTGAGATCAAGATTGACCTCAAATATTTTAATCTGTGAGCAAATGACAATGACTTCACACTAAATAGGAATAGGAATCTGATGCTCTTTTATATTTAACAGGCTTGATTACCAGTTTATAGTGCTGGTCCAATTCTCTTCATCTTCTGAGATGGTCAAGCCTATTTAATCAATCAACAGCTCATTTATTTGAGGCCTTTTTTCAGGGGAGGCCGtattccaaaaaaaaaatatatatatatatattcaaacCTTAAATAAATCTACTCCAATTCTTTCAGCCAGTAGTGTTTGAGTTCACCCACAACCACAACCATCAGGCAACTCCAGCTTGTTCCCCCTCTCATAGAGGGATGGCTCTCCACTCTTTCCCCTCTGTAAGAGCACGAGGTTGGTGGATGAACACACTATAACGGACGCCCTGGTTGGCTGCAGCCCTCACAAAGCCGCTGTTGGCGGTCATGGTGACTGCACGTAGTGAGTCTCCCGTTCCAAAAATCATGAGGGACCTCGGGTTCACCTTGGAGCTCATGACCAGGCGGTTTGTGCGTTCCGAGGGCTCATCAGGCACCACGGTGAGACGGGCAAGCAACTCATCCGCCCTGGCCTTCTCTCCCGGTCCACCAAGCGTGTCCAGGATCACGCGGAAGTCCTGCACGGCTGACTGGCAGGCGAAGAGTTCCTTGCCTTGCATGAACTCCTCGAGCTTGGGCAGAACCTTGTCCTGCCGCTCCTGGGCGGCCTGCTCGGTCAGCACCTGCTCCTTGAAGGCGAAGTGGCAACGGCCGTGGCTTAGTGAGGACACGTAGGTGATGAGTGTGGTGATGTCCAGGTTGGCCCTGTTGCACACGTCCACCTTAACTTCGGTCGGGAAGGACAAGCGAGCTACAATGGTGTCTCTGTCCACACGAGTGTGCGTCAGCTCACCATCTCCCCCATCTTCTtcgtcatcatcgtcatcaccaccctccacctcctcctcctcctctgcaggTTCATTTTCAAGTCGTTGCTCATCTTCGCTGCtgctcccttcctcttcctcttctccatcGTCTTCCCCAATTAAAGTATTCACAGCGACTATATCTCCCCTCACAGAGATGCCCATTTCCCTGAGGCGATCCGCCATGGGGCTGGACACGCCGTTATAAAATGCAAAGATGATGTGAGGGTTGCTATACTGCACTGGCTGCTGACGACTGGCCTCAAGGAAGTCCTCGGCCTGACACACAACACTTTTGTCCCCGTACTGGCCTCGGCCCTGCCATATGTTGTGCAGTGCCTCTGCCTTGCGCCCAATGGCTTTGATCCAGGTATGTCCATTGTTGGCCACCACGTCTACTACCAGGGTCTGCTTCTGCCCATCCGGACCTTCGTAAGCAAACACATGGAGTACGCTCACCACCCCTTCTAGGCTCTCAGCTGACTCAACAATGGCTCTCAGGTGGGTGAGATTTGTGCTCTGCAGATGAGATTCCTTGATCTGCACCTTGCCAGTCTCAACCTTCTGTAAGAACTTGAGCTCAGCTCGAAGCTTGCTGCACAGCTTGGCCCTGCCTTCCACATCTCTGGTTTGTCTACTGCACAGCTGGTCTACACGCTCCAGAAGCTCCTTGGCCACCCTGATCCGGTCCTGTAACGTTAGCAGACACTGGGTCGCCATCGCTGTTGCATCATTCTGGAGTACATGGGAAacacagaaggaaaaaaaaaaaaaaaacaagagtaCAGTAAAAGTGGTTGAGGGCAATGTTAAAGTTAAGCCAACAAACTGACATGAACACACGTTCAATATGGCAATACGTTTATCACACCTGTTATATCATCAACCAGGTGGGTAGTCACTTTTGGCTGACTGATGACGTTAGATGTTTTACCCTAGGTGATAGCTAACGTTAATTTACCATTAACATAACCTCAACTCCAACGAGTACCACCACATATGATTTTTCATATGGAACAGCCTAACGTAAACGAATCCATAATAGCACATGCTGTTACTCTATTCGATTTGAATAAAGGTACATTTGTCGATGACACCTGGTTTTGTACTGGACAAGTTGGTTGCTACTGTCCAGCTAACACGGGCAATCTAGCTAGCTAGACtggctaacttagctaatacgTGGACATTGCATTGCACAGCAAGACAGCCGACCGGCTAACGATGGCTAATGCTTTTAACATTTGATTACGACATACTTGATTATaactacaaacacacagccatacGTTATCATATGCTGTTAAGTTAACGCCTCTGTCAATAAGTTGATATATCATGCTGTGTAGAAAGGTATAACTTACTCTCTATTAAGATGAGTTTGACCATTTCCAGCTCACATTTGGCTTCCTCCACTAACTCTGCGACACTTTAGCACATCTCTACTTTCCTCGGCAAGGTTGCATGCGCCACCTGTCTTGGAGGAATGGAACTACTTTTTGGTTGACAAAAGTAAAAACATTATGTGTGCGTAAGGTTGCATTTAGTATATGTAAGCCTATAAATAGAGTAAATAACTAATGAAAAAGATATGAGAAAGATAAGAAATTTTTGAAAGTTAGGGCAATTCCATGTGCACTTCGCAGCTTTCACATGATGTTTGACATTCTCTCACAAATTCTCTTTATTTTCTCAGAGGAGCAATTTGGTTTAGCCTACTGCAAAGAATAAGCACCAATGCACTCATCACAAACTAGCAAAAAGATCATAAATAGAGCATAAATACAAGCATAATAGCCTACATAACACTACATAGTACTTGCAATGGGAtatcaggtaggcctatatttttccTAATAACGAGTCTATACAGTTGAACAATTTTCCCAAGCCCTTTTGTTTGTCACATTCAGGTTGCCAAACCAGCAGACTGTGGCAATAGGAGTTACTGAGATAAAGGCATTAATGTTCACAAATAACATCGAGACACATCCCTCTCTGATTCATTTCCTTATtttaaggtcaaaggtcaccttATGTGCTTGCTTTGGTGATACTGCTGGTGGCATTATAACCTACCTGATTGGCAGAGAAAAGGGAAGTGGCAGAGAGTTGCACATTATTGTGTCAATTATTTGTCAATATCGAAACCTTATTGTATATTTCCACAGATACCACAGATGTTTAACTTGCCTTCCTCAAGCAGCTGTTGAAGTGGGTGATCAAAGTCAAACTCTACATACAGGAGACAACGAGAAAACAATGTCTGGGTATTGAATAGCCTGCTGGTTACTTACATTTTTATTCAGACCTTGTATTCTAAGATCTGAAGTGTGCATACCATGTACCATGGTATGACAATAAAAGCAAACTTAATTAAAACACAGTGCACTCCACTCTAAGTTGTCACTATGTTGGCATGAAAAATTAATCAATAAATGACAATGATGCAACAAATTACACATTTAATCTATATTTCTTTCTGTTAGATTTTCTTTTCTATTAAAATGGCACAGATTACGTGGATAGCTATCAACATCTGATGACTCCTTTCAAGGTTTCacctctgaaaatgagaaatgTGTTCCAACTGTCAAGTTTAATATTCACAGTCATTTTAATTAATCCAGCCTGATAGGGTAAACATCCGTTGGCCTACATAGAACAGACATCGCTCTGTGTTCCAATAGGTACAGAGATAAGAGTGACCTCTAATTAGTTCTCTAAAGTCATCATGCATGAAGAGCTACCCCAGGGAGTCTGTGGACTCCATACAACCCACCCATTTATTTCTATTAGTGTGAATTGATTGTGAGGTTGTAATGTTTGTCTTCAAATGGACATAACTGCCTCAGATGAAGGCATTTTGAAACATCTAAATATGCAGCTGGAATTTGGCGAGTGTCATGTGCAGTTGACAGTGAATGAACTTTCTTAGCTGTGCTGTCACTGACTTTAAGAACAGATTGGTTTTGGCAATAGGCCTGATGTCTTGATTgaccagtaggcctatgtttttgaCCAACAAAAATGGTCCTATGAAATGTTCCTATTCTGCACATTCTTATAAAAAACAAAGCGTTTGTAGCTgtgattttaatgacttgggGCATAGGCTAAGTGACTAAAGCAGTGTGCAGACAGTAGCCTTGGCTCTTAAAGCCAGCAGAGGGGGCTACACAAAGATGTCAACATAAGGTCATTCCAGACCTGTGTAGCACACTTTTACAAATCTTTTCACCCTTCTCTACCTCTACACACCATTTTTCGAGAAATGTTGCctagtgttgttttttttttttactattagCCTATACAGTTTTAAAGAGTGTCTTATGGGAGACAACTTTtgaaatactattttgtatctTGTTGAAAGATATGCAAAGAattgtattaaaaaaaacaacaacaaaaaaaaactataaataACTTACTAAATGTGGAATACTTTTTAAGCCTCCAAACGTTCCTGTCTCTTTAATTGTAGACCCTGCTGTTTTCCAGCAGGACACTGACAAGCTCCTACGAAGAGAGAGGATTTTACTGCAAATCCTCATCGCCTCCTGCGGACGCGAGCAGTGTCTGCATGGTAACGGTCATATTCGACGAGAGCGAATGCGTGGTCCTGACGCAACAAGTTTCTGGTTTCCAGTCTTTTTTCTGCGCCTAGATATCAAACTCTAAAACGCGGAGCTCTAATTCTCTTCCCCTAAATACTATAACCGAATTTTAAGACCATGCGGCTGTTGTAGTGTGTAATCATCTTGGTATTTTACACTAAATATTACAGCCATTGGATTGATAATGATGGGACTGTTCGGTTCACCGTTATCTTTGCGAGCTGTGGATTAATCGCACAAGAAAGTCATTTCTTCAGAGACCTAGTTTTTCTGCCTTCCAGTTTCACCCATCGCATTATTTCAGGATTATTCTGTTCATTTTGTATGGATATTTTCACCGAGCCCTGCAGATAGAGTATGCATTCCACAGGATGGGTGCGAACAATGGGAAACAGAGTGGGAGTGAAGGTAGGTGCCAAGCCCAAAGTTTCGCAGGGAGTGAAAATAGCCCCTTTCTACAGCAAAATGAGAGTGTGCAGAGGACTCTTCAGCTGCCATGAGTCATTGTCTACAGTTATCGCTACTTTTCCTtcattgattatagcctgtatgtgtttatacca from Alosa alosa isolate M-15738 ecotype Scorff River chromosome 1, AALO_Geno_1.1, whole genome shotgun sequence harbors:
- the c1h7orf25 gene encoding UPF0415 protein C7orf25 homolog, translating into MATQCLLTLQDRIRVAKELLERVDQLCSRQTRDVEGRAKLCSKLRAELKFLQKVETGKVQIKESHLQSTNLTHLRAIVESAESLEGVVSVLHVFAYEGPDGQKQTLVVDVVANNGHTWIKAIGRKAEALHNIWQGRGQYGDKSVVCQAEDFLEASRQQPVQYSNPHIIFAFYNGVSSPMADRLREMGISVRGDIVAVNTLIGEDDGEEEEEGSSSEDEQRLENEPAEEEEEVEGGDDDDDEEDGGDGELTHTRVDRDTIVARLSFPTEVKVDVCNRANLDITTLITYVSSLSHGRCHFAFKEQVLTEQAAQERQDKVLPKLEEFMQGKELFACQSAVQDFRVILDTLGGPGEKARADELLARLTVVPDEPSERTNRLVMSSKVNPRSLMIFGTGDSLRAVTMTANSGFVRAAANQGVRYSVFIHQPRALTEGKEWRAIPL